A stretch of the Patescibacteria group bacterium genome encodes the following:
- the nusA gene encoding transcription termination factor NusA — protein MQLGNLMPVIEEICREKDLPQEKVIEAIESALATAYRRDFGQKNQNIKVEFDLKTGTIKVFDVKTVVADPEEVKTSTDSERKKRDVIPEASLAVQPEINKGPEKLEEKKFNPKKEITLSEAKKIKKNVKVGEEIKRELEIPTSFGRVAAQAAKQVIIQKLREAEKEVIYQEFKAQEGKIVSGLIQRKEKNNVFVDLDKVTAILPLSEQIKGEKYLPGQRIKVYISEVKKGTRSPEVIVSRAHPDILSELFRTEVPEVANRVVEIKAIAREAGSRSKVAVWTTEKGIDPIGSCIGQRGSRIQTIIAELGGEKIDIIEYTDNPIKFVTNALAPAKISEAKIIDEEKKIIAVKVKPDQLSLAIGRAGQNVRLAAKLTGW, from the coding sequence ATGCAACTTGGCAATTTAATGCCAGTCATTGAAGAGATTTGTCGGGAAAAAGATTTACCCCAAGAAAAAGTTATTGAAGCAATTGAATCAGCGTTAGCCACCGCCTATCGACGGGATTTTGGGCAAAAAAACCAAAATATTAAAGTTGAGTTTGATTTGAAGACTGGTACCATCAAAGTCTTCGATGTAAAAACCGTGGTCGCAGATCCTGAAGAGGTGAAGACATCAACTGATTCAGAAAGAAAGAAAAGGGATGTCATCCCTGAAGCATCATTGGCGGTGCAGCCAGAAATAAATAAAGGACCTGAAAAGCTGGAAGAAAAAAAATTTAATCCAAAAAAAGAAATAACCTTAAGCGAGGCAAAAAAAATTAAAAAGAATGTAAAAGTCGGTGAAGAAATTAAAAGAGAGCTAGAAATTCCTACTTCCTTTGGTCGAGTGGCTGCCCAAGCAGCCAAACAAGTAATTATTCAGAAATTAAGAGAAGCAGAAAAAGAGGTTATTTATCAAGAATTTAAAGCCCAGGAAGGAAAAATTGTTTCTGGCCTCATTCAACGAAAAGAGAAAAATAATGTTTTTGTTGATTTAGATAAAGTGACAGCTATACTTCCTTTGAGCGAGCAGATTAAAGGAGAAAAATATTTACCAGGGCAGAGAATCAAAGTCTACATTTCAGAAGTTAAGAAAGGAACGCGTAGCCCGGAAGTCATTGTTTCTCGTGCTCACCCAGATATTCTTAGTGAACTTTTTAGAACTGAAGTACCGGAAGTTGCTAACCGAGTAGTAGAAATTAAGGCTATTGCCAGGGAAGCTGGTAGTCGTTCAAAAGTAGCAGTGTGGACAACTGAAAAAGGCATTGATCCAATTGGCAGTTGTATTGGACAAAGGGGTTCAAGAATTCAAACCATTATTGCTGAGTTGGGTGGTGAGAAAATTGATATTATTGAATATACTGACAATCCGATTAAATTTGTTACCAATGCTTTAGCCCCAGCAAAAATTTCTGAAGCAAAAATTATTGACGAAGAAAAGAAAATTATTGCTGTAAAAGTTAAACCCGATCAACTTTCTTTAGCTATTGGTCGGGCCGGTCAAAATGTTAGATTAGCTGCCAAATTAACCGGTTGG
- a CDS encoding YraN family protein, producing the protein MTTKKRQLGSLGERMAEEFLRKKKYKIIERNFQNKFGEIDLIAKDKKQLVFVEVKLKSSQKLGLPEEEFHFYKKKRLKKAIYSYLMEKKIQEENWRVDLVAIELNQNQPLIRHHQAVEI; encoded by the coding sequence ATGACAACCAAAAAAAGACAATTAGGGAGTCTTGGCGAAAGAATGGCCGAAGAATTTTTAAGGAAGAAAAAATATAAGATTATTGAAAGAAATTTTCAAAATAAATTTGGTGAAATAGATTTAATTGCTAAAGATAAAAAACAATTAGTTTTCGTTGAGGTAAAATTAAAAAGTAGTCAAAAACTTGGCCTACCGGAAGAAGAATTTCATTTTTATAAAAAGAAAAGGTTGAAAAAAGCGATTTATAGTTATTTGATGGAGAAAAAAATTCAAGAGGAAAATTGGCGTGTTGATTTAGTGGCTATCGAACTGAATCAGAACCAACCTCTCATTCGTCATCATCAGGCTGTGGAAATCTAA
- a CDS encoding class I SAM-dependent methyltransferase, producing the protein MILPSKIPGGAELMNAEEVLKTAGIEEKMKVADFGCGAKGYFSLQAAKLVGKDGFVYAFDILKSVLQAVSNLSRLHGFKNIETRWADLEVYQSTKLAEESVDFVIITNLFFQTKKHDIILKEAHRILRKNGKIFLADWGKTASPLGPPVELRVKPEEVKNLALSLGFALEKEFAAGPYHFGLVLVKK; encoded by the coding sequence ATGATTTTACCTTCAAAAATTCCTGGAGGGGCGGAATTGATGAACGCTGAGGAAGTTTTAAAAACTGCTGGTATTGAGGAAAAGATGAAGGTGGCTGATTTTGGTTGTGGGGCTAAAGGTTATTTTTCACTTCAGGCTGCCAAATTAGTTGGTAAAGATGGTTTTGTCTATGCCTTTGATATTTTAAAATCAGTTCTTCAGGCCGTTTCGAATTTATCTCGACTTCATGGTTTTAAAAATATTGAAACACGTTGGGCTGACTTAGAGGTTTATCAATCAACAAAATTAGCCGAAGAAAGCGTTGATTTTGTTATTATTACTAACTTGTTTTTTCAGACAAAAAAACACGATATTATTTTAAAAGAAGCTCATCGGATTTTAAGGAAAAATGGTAAAATTTTTCTTGCTGATTGGGGTAAAACCGCTTCTCCTCTTGGTCCACCAGTTGAATTAAGAGTTAAGCCAGAAGAAGTAAAAAATTTAGCCCTTTCTTTAGGTTTTGCTTTGGAAAAAGAATTTGCCGCTGGCCCCTACCACTTTGGTTTGGTTTTGGTTAAAAAATAA
- a CDS encoding ribonuclease HII gives MPGLKFERNLWRKGFRYVAGLDEAGRGALAGPIVAAAVIFSKSKVKNRWFRQIQDSKLLRPKIREKLSSEIKKNVLAWSVAKIGARTIDQKGINWANQEVIKRAVRKLRIKPEYLLIDGRINLKSLKIPYFSIVQADRKIFSCAAASILAKVYRDHLMINLDKKFPQYHFAQNKGYGTKEHYQQLRKYKPCPCHRRSFRLK, from the coding sequence ATGCCGGGTTTAAAATTTGAGAGAAATCTTTGGCGAAAAGGGTTTAGATATGTGGCCGGTTTAGATGAGGCTGGTCGTGGGGCCTTAGCCGGACCAATAGTTGCCGCGGCCGTGATTTTCTCAAAATCAAAAGTCAAAAATCGCTGGTTCAGACAAATTCAAGATTCCAAATTACTGAGACCGAAAATAAGAGAAAAATTATCTTCAGAGATTAAAAAAAATGTTTTGGCCTGGAGCGTGGCCAAAATTGGCGCCAGGACAATTGATCAAAAAGGCATTAATTGGGCTAACCAAGAAGTTATTAAAAGAGCCGTGAGAAAATTAAGAATTAAACCAGAGTATCTTTTGATTGACGGCAGAATCAATTTAAAGAGCTTAAAAATTCCTTACTTTTCAATTGTTCAGGCTGATAGAAAAATTTTTTCCTGTGCCGCCGCTTCCATTTTAGCCAAGGTTTATCGAGATCATTTGATGATAAATCTAGACAAAAAGTTTCCTCAATATCATTTTGCCCAAAATAAAGGATACGGCACTAAAGAACATTATCAGCAACTGCGAAAATATAAGCCCTGCCCTTGTCATCGTCGAAGTTTTCGATTAAAATAA
- a CDS encoding HD domain-containing protein, with the protein MISFSKVKKNPYILEFIRQTDIALTAIGHTDHGQRHAHLVADRARNVAKEIGLTKKEQELSAIAGFCHDIGNFLSRSGHHLWAALLFSQIFHQQFSPVELTILLQAIANHDRQEMEFTNAVSAVTVLADKSDVHRSRVREKDLKKIKADLHDRVNYAVQESKLKIDKKNKEIKLTLQVDTEFCPLIEYFEIFTQRMIYCRKAAEFLGYRFGLEINKFKLL; encoded by the coding sequence ATGATTAGTTTTTCCAAAGTTAAAAAAAATCCTTATATTTTAGAATTTATCAGACAAACTGACATTGCCTTAACCGCCATTGGTCATACTGATCATGGTCAGAGACACGCCCATTTAGTGGCTGATCGAGCAAGAAATGTTGCCAAAGAAATCGGTCTTACTAAAAAAGAACAGGAACTTTCAGCTATTGCCGGTTTTTGTCATGACATTGGCAATTTTTTATCTCGTTCCGGTCATCATCTCTGGGCGGCCCTACTCTTTAGTCAAATTTTTCATCAGCAATTTTCTCCGGTCGAGTTGACAATACTTCTTCAAGCCATTGCTAATCACGACCGTCAAGAAATGGAATTTACTAATGCTGTTTCAGCCGTCACTGTTTTGGCTGATAAAAGTGACGTCCATCGATCAAGAGTGAGAGAGAAAGATTTGAAAAAAATTAAAGCCGATCTCCATGACCGCGTTAACTATGCTGTTCAAGAGTCAAAATTAAAAATTGACAAAAAAAATAAAGAAATTAAATTGACCCTTCAAGTCGATACTGAATTTTGTCCCCTCATTGAATATTTTGAAATTTTTACCCAACGAATGATTTACTGTCGCAAAGCGGCTGAATTTTTGGGTTATCGATTTGGTTTAGAAATTAATAAATTTAAATTGCTTTAA
- a CDS encoding ACT domain-containing protein codes for MQTKQKKLKKFTLFLLPEKLGICHFDKNHSIPDWAIESEFFSINKTPDELSILCSENKIPGGVLAEKNWRVFQVKGPLGFSLTGIVSFLSTILAKAGISILYVSTYETDYIFVQEEKLEKVKEIFKKYCHLKEK; via the coding sequence ATGCAAACAAAACAGAAAAAATTAAAAAAATTTACCCTTTTTCTTCTACCTGAAAAATTAGGGATTTGTCATTTTGATAAAAATCATTCAATTCCGGACTGGGCGATTGAAAGTGAATTTTTCTCTATTAACAAAACACCCGATGAACTTTCCATTCTTTGTTCTGAAAATAAAATTCCTGGCGGCGTTTTGGCAGAAAAAAATTGGCGCGTTTTTCAAGTGAAGGGACCGCTAGGGTTTTCTTTGACAGGGATTGTTTCTTTCTTATCAACAATTTTGGCTAAAGCCGGGATTAGTATTTTGTATGTTTCTACTTACGAAACCGATTATATTTTTGTTCAGGAAGAAAAATTGGAAAAAGTAAAAGAAATTTTTAAAAAATATTGTCATCTTAAGGAAAAATAA
- a CDS encoding FecR family protein: protein MYTPDDPAPIDKDYKILFTFYPAAVRDGKLSNVSDGNYRTSISYKLGAQTFTGDGIIKLEGVYDKETGKISGNYKIDKSVSNTDKRGGGGWYRGTESGTFQGQVIKDHVVLNFFCKTNNGEWYYKFPNYKSSTGIEEKSGTQTRCTYIVNKVSYMVVPIAKPQSAISKPTDVEVPKKHVDAGVRVAGMTGQVDIEIDGVRRPLKMDDVIPVDAHIITEEDSKVILSFVDMSTFVLGPESEIVVSSPPEKESKLKLVAGNIWANVKKMVKDGTFEIEMNQAVAGIKGTTFVCEEKMENQF, encoded by the coding sequence ATGTATACTCCCGATGATCCGGCCCCAATAGACAAAGACTATAAAATTCTTTTTACGTTTTATCCTGCCGCCGTCAGAGACGGAAAACTTTCTAATGTTAGCGACGGTAATTACCGAACTAGCATCTCTTATAAGCTTGGGGCACAAACTTTTACTGGCGACGGGATTATCAAACTAGAGGGAGTATATGATAAAGAAACCGGCAAAATAAGCGGAAATTACAAGATAGATAAGAGTGTTTCTAATACTGATAAAAGAGGAGGGGGTGGTTGGTACCGAGGTACTGAATCCGGCACTTTCCAAGGGCAAGTCATCAAGGACCATGTAGTTTTGAATTTTTTTTGTAAAACAAATAACGGTGAATGGTATTATAAATTTCCCAATTATAAATCTTCCACTGGTATAGAAGAGAAAAGTGGCACACAAACCCGCTGTACTTATATTGTAAACAAAGTCTCTTATATGGTAGTGCCAATTGCTAAACCACAATCAGCAATTTCTAAACCCACTGATGTTGAAGTACCGAAAAAACATGTTGATGCTGGTGTCAGAGTGGCTGGAATGACGGGTCAGGTAGATATTGAAATTGATGGTGTCAGACGGCCGCTTAAAATGGATGATGTTATACCTGTTGATGCCCATATTATCACCGAAGAAGACAGTAAAGTAATACTTTCATTTGTGGATATGAGTACTTTTGTACTTGGTCCGGAGTCAGAAATCGTTGTAAGTTCTCCACCGGAAAAAGAAAGTAAGCTTAAGCTGGTGGCTGGCAATATTTGGGCCAATGTCAAGAAAATGGTCAAAGACGGAACATTTGAAATAGAAATGAACCAAGCAGTGGCTGGTATTAAAGGAACAACTTTTGTATGTGAGGAAAAAATGGAAAATCAATTTTGA